In Pseudomonadota bacterium, the genomic stretch CGCTGAGCTCCTGCGCCTGCGCCAAATCGGCCAGCGCTGCGTCCGGCCGCTTGAGCGCAAGCCACAGATCGGCCCGCACCTTGAGCAGCTCGGCCCGTACGGCGCCCGCCTGCTCCCGCTGATCGAGCAGTCCGGTGAGCTGCTCGATCGCAGTCTGCGGGTCGCCGGAGTCAGCCAGGCAGCGTGTCAGCTCGGCCAGCACGGACACGTCGTGGGCATCGATCAGCAGGGCTTGCCGCAGGTGCTCGGAGGCGGCCGCGCTGTCACCCAGCCGCTCCCGGCACAGACGCGCCGCATCGCGCAGACGCGCCACGGCGCCCTGCTTGTCGCTGCCTGCGACCCGGTGCGCTTCGGAAACAAGCAGCTCGATCAGTGCCGGCCAGACCTCTTGTTCCTCCAGGCAAGCTACGAGGCGCGCCCGCAGCTCCTCGTGGTCGGGACATAGCCGCTGGCCTATCTCGAGGGTCCGGCGCCGGCGGGCCTGTTGCCCACGCTCCTGCCAGAAGTCGGCCAGCTCCAGCGCCAGTGCCGGAGCCCGCTCGGGCGCTTCGATCGCCAGGATTCGCTGCATGACGTCCGCCCGCTCCAGCGCGTCCTCGTCGCAATCGAGCGACTCGCGCAAGTCGTTCAGGATCGCGCGACTCTGGGGCACGCACTCGAGCGCGGCCCGGTATAGCGCCTTGGCCTCCGCTTGACGGTCACCCGAACGCAGCAGCGCTCCAAGCCGCTGAGCCAGCGGAACCACCATTTGGGCATCGCCCAGCCCGCAGGCGTGCTGGAACCGCTCCTTGAGCAGATCCAGCAACTCGTCGGTGCGTCCAGCACCCTCCAGCAGCCCGGCCAGCAGGTCGAGCGCCTCGCCATGGTCGGGCTGTTCGCGCAGCACCTGGCGCAGCACGGGCGCCACCTCGTCGATAGCCCCGACGTCGACAGCACCTGGCGCCTGGGTGGCAGGCGCCTGCTCGTGGCCGCGCATCAGGTAGGCCACATGCTGCATGCGAAGTGCGTTGCGCTGCCGCGGCTCGGGCATCGACGCGAGCGTCCCTTCGACGCACTCGCCGAGGCCCTCCTTGTCACCGAGCTCGTGGTAGAGGCGCACGAGCGGTTGCCACAATTCCGGATTGGCCGGGTCGCGCGACCACAGGCTCCGGTAGGCCTGCAAGGCGAGCTCACGGTTGCCGCCCGTGGTCGAGGCAAGCTGTGCCAGGCGCAACGTCAGCGTGCCTCGCTCGTCGTCCTCGGTCTCGAGCAGGGCTTCTTGCAGGCAGTTGAGCGCCCCCTCGAGATCACCCAATCGTTTGCGGCACTCCGCCAACCCCGACAGCAGCCACGGTCTGTGCTCCGCCGCATCGGGCGCTCCGTTCGCGTGCTCGAGCCCTCGTCGCAGCAACCGCTCGGCGCGCTCGACGGCATCGACCGCCATCGCGTGCTCGAAAGCCTCCCGCACGTCCTCGAGTGTGGCGCTTTCGAGCTTGAGCCGGCGCTCGAACCACTCGAGCAGCATCTGCCGGTCACCGGATGATCGGGCCACGCGCTCGTACAGATTCAGCAGCCCCTGATGCTCCGGCGCACGGTCGATCGCGTGCTCCAACATGGCACGCGCCCTCTGGTATTGCGGGTCGCGCTGCAGCGCGAGCTTGAGCGATTCGAGTCCCTGATCGCGCGTATCGGAAGCCGCGAGCTCGATCTGCGCGAGCTGAAACAGGGCGTCCGTTCGCACCTTGCCCGTCACGACATCGGACGACAGTTGAGCGATCTCACGCAGCACCCTGCGCTGCTCGGCCACGTCCCCTCGCGCACCCGCGACACGCGCCAAGGCGGCCCACGCTTCCGCCACGCATTCGCCCGACGCCTCGGCCTTGGCGTACAAGCCGGCCGCGCGGTCCAAGTCACCCACTTCCTGTTCAATCACGCTGCCCAAACGCAGATGCAGCAAGGCGGCAAGCCGGGCCTCGCCCTTGCGTCGAGCCCGCTCCGCCAGCGCGCTCACGCTGTCGATGTAGCGCTGGGTCTTTTCGGCCTGCTTTGCGAGACCGCGTGCAGCGTCGTGGAGCTCGATCGACGTGGGGTTCTTCTCGAGTGCAGCCATGCAGGCTTCGAGCGCCTCGTCCAGGCGCCCGAGACGCTCGAGCACTTCGGCACGAACCGCGAGCACTTCCGCCTCCACGAGCGGATCGCGCACGTGCTCCAAGCGCAGATCGAGCACCCGCATGACCGGATCGGTCTCGTTGCGCCCCAGCAAGAACGCCTGGAACCGGCGCGCCTCGTCGTCGTTTTGCACGGCGGTTTCGAGCGCCGACTCCAGCAACTCTTGGGCTTGCTCGACGCGGCCGCGCAGCTCGGCGATCTGGTGCAATTGGTAGAAGACCTCGCTCGGGCCGATGCGGGAGCGCTCTTCGCCCGCCTTGCGTCTGCGCGCAGCCAGCAGAAGGCCCCGATAGGCTCGCTCCGCACGATCCAGATCACCCGCGTCGTGTGCCAAGTCACCCAGCGCCTGCATCGCCTGAAGGTGACCGACGTCCATCCGTGTCGCGAGCTCGAGTTGCTCGAAGGCCGCCTCGGTGTCGCCGGCATCACGTGCCACGCGCGCCATCTCAAAGTGCACCGCGGCCCGCGCCGGGCTGCGCCTGCGTCCGAACTCGTCGATCAGGGTCTGCAGCACCTCGCGCGCCCGGTCAAGCCGGCCGTCGATCCGCAGCGCGTCGGCCAACATCAGGTGCAGCTCCCGGTCCTCGCGGTCGAGCTCGATGGCGCGCTCGAGGCTCGTGATCGCCTTCGGCGCGGCGCCCAGCTTGCGGTAGTAGATTTCGGCGCTCTCGCGCGCGTAGGCGAGCTTGTCTTGCTGTGGAACGTGATCGAAGCCCTCTACGAGCAGTCGCCCCAGCGGCTCCCAAGATTCGTCTTGGCGGTAGATCCGAGCCAGCAGCTCGCGCGCCGCCAGCGCACCGGGATCGCCGCGAACCGCGTCCTCGAGGCAGGCGCGAGCGCGCTCGGGATGGCCGGTATGTAAATGCGCTTGCGCCAGACGCAGCGTCGTGGCGGCACGCTGGTCCTCGGAGTCGGCCGCCAGCTTGCGCTCGAGCCACTCGACCGCCGCGCCGTACTCGCCCCGCTCGGCGTGCAACCGACCCAAGGCGTCGAGCGCGATGCCTTCGGGCTCCAGCGCGAACACCCGCAGATAGCATGAGATCGCGCGCTCGGCGTCACCGAGCTTGCTCTCGACGTGAGCTGCCACGCGCTTCCACAGGCCGAGCGCCGCCCGTGGCTGGCTCTGCTCCAGCACCTCGGCCTGCTGGCTCATGGCATCGGCCAGCTGTGCGTGCCAACCCTTCGCGCTCATCACATCCCACAGCGCGTCGATCGAGGGCTCGTGTCCCGGAAGCTCGTCGAGGTTGGCTCGCAGCGACTCCACGCGGCCCCCGCGGTCCTCGAGCACGCCCATGATGTGGGCGACGTCCAAGCGCAGTTGCAGCCGGCGCTCCTGCTCGAGGTCAAGCCCCAGCTCGCGCCGTCTGAGCAGGAGCAAGTCCGGCAGCCGGTCCTGGGCCAGAAAGATGTCGCCAAGCTTCTTGACTGCTTTTTGGTCGACGGGGTCCACGTCGAGAATCTGACGATACAGATCGATGGCGCGCGTTGGGTCCTCGAGCTCCTGGGCGTAAAGCTCGGCGGCCTCGTGCCGAAACTGCTGGCGCACCGAGAGCTCGAAAGGCATGCTGGCCGCGCGCAGCAGGAGATCCACCGTGCTGGCGTATTCGCGAGGCTGACGGGTCAATACAACCAGGCGCTGAACAGCCCACAGCGCCGTGGGCTCGACCTGGCGCGCGCCGCTGGCTTCGCCCCCGCGCTTGAGCAGCTTGGCGCAACGCTCGAAGAGCCGCCGCAGAATCGAAACGGCCAGATCGCGATCGCCGATGGTGTTTTCGGCCACGTCCGCGGCTTCGTGCAGCGCGTCGAGGTTGTCCGGCGTGAGCTCGGCCAGGCGCAGCAAGGTCTCGACCAGGGGGCGACCCGAGGCCCTGCGCTGAAGCTCGACCAACATGTCGAGCGTCTCGATGTGGGTTGGCTCGTGCCCCACCGCACGTAGCAGCGCCGCCTCCGCCGCCTCCGGATCGTCGCGACGCTGGCGCTGCCAGCGAGCAACGGCCGCCTCGAGCTCGCGCGCCAGCGACGCAGGAAGCCCGGCAGCATCCGCTATGGCCCGGGCCATGGCCTCGGCGAGCGCGTCCCAAGCCGAGGCGCGCGCAGCACCGGCCTCGACCTCCTCCCAAAGCGAAGGCTCGATACGGCCCAGATCACGAGCGGAGCAGACGATGGCCCGGGACGCTACGGCCCAGCGGCCCAGACCGGACGCGACCCGGACGAGCGAGAGCGACACGTCCACCCGTTCGGGCGCGACACCCGCGGCCACCTCGTAGGCCTCGAGTGCCGCTTCCGGCTGCTCCAGCCGCAGCTCCAAGATACTGCCCTCTCGAAAGCGCAAATGAGCCAGACGTGCGCTCTGTGGCTCCGCGCGTTCGAGGGCTCCCCTGTAGGCAGCTGCCGCGAGCGACCAGTTGCCGGTGCTGCTCGCGAGACGCTCCACCTCGGCTTCCAGCGCCTCGTTGCGCGGGTCCAGCGCGAACGCGCGCCGCATGCAGTCGAGGGCCGCCCCGGGATCGCTACCCCTGTCCTCGTGAAGCGAGCGGGCCTCGCGCAGCAGCGCCGCCTTCGAGGCGGGCGAGTCGGCCACCTCGAGACGCACATCGAGAATCGCAAGGGTGTTCTGCCACTCGTCGGTGACCGCGAACGCACGGGCCAGCGCGTCCGCCGCCTCCGCCTTGCATGCGTCGACGGCGAGCAGGGAACGTAGACCGGCGCGCGACTCGTGGTGCCGCGGGTCCGCCTCGAGCGCGCTGCGAAAGCACTCGGTGGCTCGCTGGGGCTCGCCCAAGTGATCCCGGTAGGCGCTGCCGAGCTCGGCCTGCAGCTCGGTGAACCGCGTCGTTTCGTGAGCGGCCGCACGCGCAAGCAGCTCGGTCAGCTCCTGCCAGCGCTCGGCCGCGCGCAGCAAGCGGCTCAGTGCGGCGACGTTCTTGGCGTCCTCGCCAAACGTCCGCTGCAACTCGCGCCAGGTCTCGATCGCGTCGTCGAGCTGCTCGAGCTCCTCGGAAAAGATGCGCGCGATCTCCATCAGGTCTTGCCGGCGCTGCTGCGCCGACACCGGAGCCGCCACCCGCATCCCGAGCAGCTCGACGACCTTGGGCCAGTCGCGCGCTTGGGTGTGCGATTCGATCAGGGCGTCGAGCGGTTCCAGATCGGTCGAGTCGCCCTGCAGCCGGCGATTCCAGGCTGCGAGCGCGCGCTCCGAGTCTCCCAGCTTGTCGGCCAAACGCGCGATTTGGCCCAACACCTGGTTGCGTTCGGAGGGCTCCGGCTCGAGCTTGGCCAGCCGTTCGAGCACCCCGAGCCGCTCTTGCTCGCGCTCGGCCGTGCTCAGCAGCTCGTTGAGCCGGCGCGCAGCCGCCAGCGTCGCCGCAGGCACGGCGCCGGCGTCGAGCACGCGCTTGTACAGCTCGATGGCGCCGGCCAGATCGCCAAGCTGATCCTCACGCACCTGGGCGGCTTGCATGATCAGCGCTACCGCGTGGGCCCGATCGTCCACGGCATCGGCTGCTGCCACGAGGGCCTCGGCGTAGCGCTCGTGACGGCCTGTGCGCTCGGCCAAGGCACCGAGCTTGGCCTGAACCAACTCCGACGGGTCGATCACGAGCAGCGCCGCCTGGTGCTCCAGAGCCCTGGCCTCTTGGCCCACGGTGATCAGCAACTCGGTCAGCTCGCTCAGCGCTGCGGTACGTTGCTCGCCGCGCAGGAAGGAGGCTCCCGCTTCCAGCACACGTACGACGTCGCCCGCACTGCCGCGCCCGACGTAGCGCTCCCGCAAGATCTGGAGCGCAGCGAGACGCGTGTCAGCCGGAGCAGATCCCGCAGCGAGGATCGCCTCGAGCACGCGGTCGACCGCCGGGTGCTGCGGCTCATCGCGCATCAGCACGCGCACGGTGTCCAGCGCCGACGTATAGTCGCTGAGCTTGTCCAGATAGCAGGTGGCCACCCGCACGTTCGCCTTGTGGATCTCCGCCCCACCGAGGACTTCGGCGCGGGCCTGCCACAGCACGATCAACTCCGACCAGCGCTCCCGGCGCTCGAGCAGTCGCTCGAGCGAGGAGGCCAGCTTGGCGTTGGAGGGATCCAACCTGAAGAGCTGCTCGAGGTAGCCGATCGCACGGTCCGGCTGCCCCGCAAAGTCCTTGGCGATGTGGGCGGCCTCATCGAGCAGCTGCATGCGCCGGGAGGTCTCGGCGCTCGATTCGACCACCCGATCGTAGAGCTCGAGCAGATCGGTCCAGCGCTCTGCTGCGGTATGGGACATCGTGAGCCGCTGGAAGGCCCAGTCTGCCGCCGGATCGAGCTCGACCACGCGCGCGAGCAGCTCCGGCAGCTTCTTGCTATCACCGCCGTACCAGGCCTCGTGAAAACGCACCGCACGCTGCCCCACGACGGAGGCCAGCTCGGACGGGAGCTCACCGCCGAGCACGTTTCGGTAGAGGCGGCTCACGTCGTCCGGGCGTTGCGTCCGTTCGACCCAGGCCTCCGCCTGTTCCCAGGCCTCGTCGTCATCGGGTCGTGCTCGAGCCGCTTCGAGCTCCGGAGGCAGAGGACGCATCGAGCGTTTGCGACCCGCCCGCTTGGAAGACTGTCGTTGCGGGTGTTCACTGGCGCGGCGCGGCATGTTTTGCTCCCTGAATGTGATGTGGGCCCCGAGCCCAAGCACGGAGATCCCCTCGCCATGATAGCCTACACGGGACAGGGTAGATTGGGTCATTCGATCCAGAATCGACGTTGGCCGCAGTGCCGAATTGCCCTGTCCGCGGCTTGGCCCGCTGCTTACGCCAGCGCAGACTCCCGAAGGCGACCGAGGATCTGCTCGGTTACTTGCTGCATCGAAGCGCCAGCGCAGATGTGGGCGATGGCCTCCCCGGGCAACACCTGCTCGATGTTGCCGTAGAACTCGGCGAGCGCTCGCTGCAGCTCGGCCGAGTCGTAGAGCTGCCGGTCGCCGCGCTCGGCGCGCCGCTGCGCGGCAACGGCCTGATCGAGGTCGAAGACCAGGGTCAAGTCCGGCACGCGAGCGAAGCGGTTGATCTCACGCAGCCAGGCCGCACGGGCGCGTCGGTCCGAAGCCCGAAGCGATTGGTAGGCAAGCGACGAGTGGTAATAGCGGTCGCTCAAAACCGTGACGCCTTGCTGCAGCTTGGGTACGACTTCGGATTGCAGGTGGTCAGCACGGTCGGAGGCGAACAGCAGCGCCAGCGCGTGCTCGCCGGGGGCAGCAAGCTCGCCAGCGAGGATCCGTCGCAGCAGCGTCCCGATCGGCCCTCGGCTGGGCTCGCTCGTGGTGTGCACCGTTTGTCCCCCGGCAGCCAGTGCAGCCGCCACCCGGCCGAGCTGGGTGGTCGTGCCGGCGCCGTCGATCCCCTCGAGCACCACGAACCGTCCCTGTCGCATCCAATAAGGGATACCTTCCCGGCCCCAACCAGGGCAAACGCCTTGCTCGAGCCCAACGTCAATCCGTCCCGGAGCTCTTGCGCCGGGAGCACTTTTGGCGCAGCGTCGGTTTCATGTCGTGGCTACCCTCACCCGCCAACGAGCAGCAGGATCGGACCCTGAGCGACGACGTGCGCTGGCTGGCCTCGGCGCTGGGGCGTGCAATCCAGCGCCTCGAAGGCGAAGACTGCTTTCGCGCCGTCGAAGAGCTCCGAACCGACTGCCGTGCCAGGCGACGGGCCGATCCCGGGGCGCTTTCCCTGAAGCAGCTGCTCGACAAAGTGCAGGGCCTGCCGCTGCCCACCTTGGCGCGCGTCTGCCGGGCCTTCACGCTGTTTTTTCTGCTGATCAACACGGCCGAGCAGGTGCATCTGGTGCGCCGGGGCCGACGATCGAGGGCCGTTGATGAGCCAGCACCGAACGCCCCTGCCAGACCGGATGGACGGCCCCGACAGCACGGCCGCTCGCTGCGAGCCGTACTGCAGGGACTCAAGCAACGCGGGTACAGCGCGCAAGAGGCCGACGAGCTACTGGCACGGCTCGACATCCGACCGGTGCTGACTGCCCATCCCACCGAGGCCACCCGGCGCACGATCCTCGCCCTGCAGGAGCGGGTGGCGGCTGCGCTTCTGGCGCGGGACGCGGCTACGCCCGAGGAGCGAGCCCGTCAGGATCGAGCGCTCGAGACCGAAATCGAGCTGCTCTGGTTGACCTCGGAGGTGCGCCGCGACCGCCCTCACGTGATGGACGAAGTTGCCAGCACGCTGTGGTACCTGGAGGATCGCTTCCTCGACGCCGGCGGCAGCGTGCTTGCGCTCCTGGAGCGTGAGTTCGCCGAGGTGTTCGGTGAGTCGATGCGAAGGATCACCCCGCTGCGGCCCGGCAGCTGGGTCGGGGGCGACCGGGACGGCAACCCGTTTGTGACGCCCGAGATCACCTTGGCCGCGGCGCGCCGCAACGCCTACGTGATCGTGCGGCAGTACGAGCGAGCGGTCATCGAGCTCGCACAGCGCATTTCGGTGTCCGCGCGGGTGGTGGCGGCGCCCGCGAGCCTGAGGGCTTCGCTCGAGCGCGACCGCACGGACATGCCCGAGGTGTGGGAGCTCAATCGTCGCCGTGATCGCGAGGAGCCCTTGCGGCTGAAGCTCAGCTTCATCGCGACTCGGCTGCAGGCAACCTGCCGCTTGCTCGCGGCTCGCGATGCACGCGAGCATGTGCCCCAACCGGCCGCCTACCCGAACTCGGCTGCTTTTGGAGACGACTTGAATCTGATCGCACGGGCGCTCGACGAATCCCGAGCCGCACTTGCCCGGCAGACCCTGCTCGAGCCCTTGCTTACTCGGCTGCGGATCTACGGTTTCCACGGCTACATGATGGATGTGCGCCAGGACTCGGACGTGCACGCGAGCGCCGTGGCGGACATCGGCCAAGCCGTGGCGTTGCGCCTTGGCGAGCGAGCCGAGCTGCGGCGCGAGCTGCTGGGACGGCGCCCGCTGGTGGGACCGCACCTGCCGCTTGGCGAGCAGACGCGCAGGGTCCTCGAGGTGTTCAGCGCCATGCGTACCATCCACGAGGAGATCTCCAACGACGCAGCCTCGATGTACATCGTGTCCATGGCGCGCTCGCCCGAAGATCTGCTGCGTGTGCTGTTGCTGGGAAGCGAGGCTGGACTGCTCGATCTGGCTTCGGACCCGCCTCGTTCCAGCATCGATGTGGCGCCGCTCTTTGAAACGCTCAGCGACCTGAGGGGAGCGGCCGACACCTTGCGCTCGTCCTTTTCGGACCCGGCATACCGGCGTCAAGTCGAAGCGCGGGGGATGGTGCAGCACGTGATGCTGGGGTATTCGGATTCGGGCAAGGATGCTGGATTGCTGCCCGCGGCCTGGGCGCTGTACACCGCCCAGGAAGCGATCAGCGAGGTCGCGGCCAAAGCGGGCGTACGCCTCGTCATGTTCCACGGCCAGGGCGGCTCCGTGGGGCGAGGCGGGGGCTCGCCGGTCTTTCGTGCCCTGTCTGCCCTGCCCCCGGGCACCCTGGATGGCCGCATCAAGTTCACCGAGCAAGGGGAGATCATCAGCCAGAAGTTCGGCCTGCTGCCCATCGCGGAACGCAGCTTTGAAGTGATGCTGGCCGGCACGCTGCACGCGCTGAGCAACGACTGGCGGGCGGATCTCGAGCCGGAGGAGGAGGCGCGTTTTCGCGAGATGATGGAGCAGCTCAGCGGCCTGGCTTATCCCGTCTTCCGAAGTCTCGTGCACGAAAGCGATGAGCTGTTTCGGATGTTCCTGAGCACCACGCCGGTCAAGGAGCTCGCTCACGTGCATTTCGGATCGCGCCCGGCCTATCGGGACAAGGGCACCGGAACCATGCAGGGCATCCGCGCGATCCCGTGGGTGTTCGGCTGGACGCAGACACGGCTGGCGCTGCCCGGCTGGCTCGGGGTGGGCAGCGCGCTCAGCCAGGTGATCGAACGATCCGGCGGCCTGGAAACACTGCAGCGCATGGCCCAGGCTTGGCCCTTCTTTGACGACCTGCTGGGCAAGGTCGAGGTGGCATGCGCCAAGGCGGACATGGAGATCGCACGCGCGTACGTGCAGCACCTGGGCGGCGATCTGCGGCTGTTCGAGACGCTGGAGGCGGAGTACCGGCGGACCGTGGACGCTGCGCTGGCCATCCGCAAACAAGAGTACCTCTTGGCAGACCAGCCTCAGCTGCAAACCACCATCGTATTGCGCGACCCTTACATCGATCCGCTTTCACTGATGCAGATGAGCCTGCTGCTGCGCAAACGGGCATGCGGCGAGGACTCGGATGAACGCAGCCAGATCGATCAGGCACTTGGCGCGGCTCTCAACGGCGTCGCACAGGGGCTGCGCAGTGTTGGCTAGGAAAACCGCAGGTTGGCTAGGAAAACCGCAGGTTGGCTAGGAAAACCGCATGCCGGCTAGGACACGTCGGCTGGGAAAACCGCATGCCGAATCGTAGGGCCTTGGCGTGCATCACCGCCTGGCTGGCGGTGAGTGCTTGCTCGAGTGCCGAGGGGCAGGCGTTCGATGCAGCCGCCGGCACGGACGAGCTCCGGCAGCTGTTCGGTCGCCCTGCATCGCTCGGACCCGAAATCGGGATCGTGACGCAGGAACTGCAGCGCCTCGACCGGCATCCCGATGCCAGGCAGGTGCGGCCCGTCCTGCGGCAGGCAAAGCAAGCCCTGGTTCAGGCCGAGCAAAGCGCCGCGATGGGTCGCCGGGACGAGGCCAGGCGATCGGTCATGGTGGCGCGCGCGGCGCTGATGCTCGCCGATCGAACGCTCGCATTGACCGCGACCCGGCGGATGGTCCAAGAGCTCGAACGCGCCGCAGCCAAGGCACAGGAGAGCAAGCGCATCGCTTGCCAAGCACTCGACAAGACCCGAGCCCAGCTGGCGCGCGCCAAGCAGGGCCCATCGAGCCGGAGGCTGGTGACCGATGCGGGCTAGGACGGCCCTGCTCGCGGGCTGCCTCGGCGCCTGCGCGCACGCCGCTCCCGCTCCGGACCCGCTTGCGGGTGTTGACGCAGCCCGGGTCGCCAGCGCGCGCCACAAGGCCCCCGATCTGGTCGCCATGGCCGAGGATCAAGCGGCACGGGCGGTTCGGGCCGCCGGCGAGGACCAAGGCGCGGCACGGGATCATGGCTCGGCCGCGCGCATGCTCATGAGCGCGGCCGTGATGGAGGCGGAGCGAATCGCGCTCGAGCACAGGAAACAGGCCCTGTTGGAGACCGAAGATCGAGCGCTCGAGACAGCGGCCAGAGCGGATCGGGCTCGCAGGCACCTGGCCAGGCAAACCAAGCTGCTGCTCGCAGCCGGACTCGCGCGCCAGCAAGCGCAGAAGGCCTTTGCCGCCGCCGAGCTCGGGGCGAGCCAGCGCGACCGAAGCGCTGAACGCGACACGCGCCGCCTGGCTCAGGCCACCCGGTTTCTGCTCGCACGCAGCGTGCTCTTGATCGGCGCCGCGCTCGGCATGAACGCCGGCGCCGAGTCGGTGCAGCGGGCCCGCTGGGCGCTGGAAATCGCACGCAGTCACCAACTGGGAAGCAGCGAAGCCATGGCCGCGGCGCGCCACACGATGCTGGAGGCCCAGCGA encodes the following:
- a CDS encoding tetratricopeptide repeat protein; this encodes MTQSTLSRVGYHGEGISVLGLGAHITFREQNMPRRASEHPQRQSSKRAGRKRSMRPLPPELEAARARPDDDEAWEQAEAWVERTQRPDDVSRLYRNVLGGELPSELASVVGQRAVRFHEAWYGGDSKKLPELLARVVELDPAADWAFQRLTMSHTAAERWTDLLELYDRVVESSAETSRRMQLLDEAAHIAKDFAGQPDRAIGYLEQLFRLDPSNAKLASSLERLLERRERWSELIVLWQARAEVLGGAEIHKANVRVATCYLDKLSDYTSALDTVRVLMRDEPQHPAVDRVLEAILAAGSAPADTRLAALQILRERYVGRGSAGDVVRVLEAGASFLRGEQRTAALSELTELLITVGQEARALEHQAALLVIDPSELVQAKLGALAERTGRHERYAEALVAAADAVDDRAHAVALIMQAAQVREDQLGDLAGAIELYKRVLDAGAVPAATLAAARRLNELLSTAEREQERLGVLERLAKLEPEPSERNQVLGQIARLADKLGDSERALAAWNRRLQGDSTDLEPLDALIESHTQARDWPKVVELLGMRVAAPVSAQQRRQDLMEIARIFSEELEQLDDAIETWRELQRTFGEDAKNVAALSRLLRAAERWQELTELLARAAAHETTRFTELQAELGSAYRDHLGEPQRATECFRSALEADPRHHESRAGLRSLLAVDACKAEAADALARAFAVTDEWQNTLAILDVRLEVADSPASKAALLREARSLHEDRGSDPGAALDCMRRAFALDPRNEALEAEVERLASSTGNWSLAAAAYRGALERAEPQSARLAHLRFREGSILELRLEQPEAALEAYEVAAGVAPERVDVSLSLVRVASGLGRWAVASRAIVCSARDLGRIEPSLWEEVEAGAARASAWDALAEAMARAIADAAGLPASLARELEAAVARWQRQRRDDPEAAEAALLRAVGHEPTHIETLDMLVELQRRASGRPLVETLLRLAELTPDNLDALHEAADVAENTIGDRDLAVSILRRLFERCAKLLKRGGEASGARQVEPTALWAVQRLVVLTRQPREYASTVDLLLRAASMPFELSVRQQFRHEAAELYAQELEDPTRAIDLYRQILDVDPVDQKAVKKLGDIFLAQDRLPDLLLLRRRELGLDLEQERRLQLRLDVAHIMGVLEDRGGRVESLRANLDELPGHEPSIDALWDVMSAKGWHAQLADAMSQQAEVLEQSQPRAALGLWKRVAAHVESKLGDAERAISCYLRVFALEPEGIALDALGRLHAERGEYGAAVEWLERKLAADSEDQRAATTLRLAQAHLHTGHPERARACLEDAVRGDPGALAARELLARIYRQDESWEPLGRLLVEGFDHVPQQDKLAYARESAEIYYRKLGAAPKAITSLERAIELDREDRELHLMLADALRIDGRLDRAREVLQTLIDEFGRRRSPARAAVHFEMARVARDAGDTEAAFEQLELATRMDVGHLQAMQALGDLAHDAGDLDRAERAYRGLLLAARRRKAGEERSRIGPSEVFYQLHQIAELRGRVEQAQELLESALETAVQNDDEARRFQAFLLGRNETDPVMRVLDLRLEHVRDPLVEAEVLAVRAEVLERLGRLDEALEACMAALEKNPTSIELHDAARGLAKQAEKTQRYIDSVSALAERARRKGEARLAALLHLRLGSVIEQEVGDLDRAAGLYAKAEASGECVAEAWAALARVAGARGDVAEQRRVLREIAQLSSDVVTGKVRTDALFQLAQIELAASDTRDQGLESLKLALQRDPQYQRARAMLEHAIDRAPEHQGLLNLYERVARSSGDRQMLLEWFERRLKLESATLEDVREAFEHAMAVDAVERAERLLRRGLEHANGAPDAAEHRPWLLSGLAECRKRLGDLEGALNCLQEALLETEDDERGTLTLRLAQLASTTGGNRELALQAYRSLWSRDPANPELWQPLVRLYHELGDKEGLGECVEGTLASMPEPRQRNALRMQHVAYLMRGHEQAPATQAPGAVDVGAIDEVAPVLRQVLREQPDHGEALDLLAGLLEGAGRTDELLDLLKERFQHACGLGDAQMVVPLAQRLGALLRSGDRQAEAKALYRAALECVPQSRAILNDLRESLDCDEDALERADVMQRILAIEAPERAPALALELADFWQERGQQARRRRTLEIGQRLCPDHEELRARLVACLEEQEVWPALIELLVSEAHRVAGSDKQGAVARLRDAARLCRERLGDSAAASEHLRQALLIDAHDVSVLAELTRCLADSGDPQTAIEQLTGLLDQREQAGAVRAELLKVRADLWLALKRPDAALADLAQAQELSGEGLHDELSQAYEAQRRLAAEQGDAEIVRTATFKLASARAAAGDVEAARELLSGWVVGQPEDVEALRELRDVLFASARWADAVPICDQLVELEQGDALVSAALDLARAAEQAGAGERARQGLERAYASQPESGELRGALLQIYEQTDAKRELAKLLLADVERLDDEDEQFELLRRCGQLLQHEEPEAALAALKRAVELKPKDHATTVLVIDALTELERHDETRQLLESAIASHKRRRSAALAELLHRRARLCLLNADPAGQLKWLSQALDTDRSSGPIAAELAELAMAQGNLELAQKALRAITMMESPEPLSRAAAFLKQAEIANIQGDRRRAQHWARRARSLDPELAEAQSFLEQLDG
- the tmk gene encoding dTMP kinase, which codes for MRQGRFVVLEGIDGAGTTTQLGRVAAALAAGGQTVHTTSEPSRGPIGTLLRRILAGELAAPGEHALALLFASDRADHLQSEVVPKLQQGVTVLSDRYYHSSLAYQSLRASDRRARAAWLREINRFARVPDLTLVFDLDQAVAAQRRAERGDRQLYDSAELQRALAEFYGNIEQVLPGEAIAHICAGASMQQVTEQILGRLRESALA
- the ppc gene encoding phosphoenolpyruvate carboxylase, which produces MSWLPSPANEQQDRTLSDDVRWLASALGRAIQRLEGEDCFRAVEELRTDCRARRRADPGALSLKQLLDKVQGLPLPTLARVCRAFTLFFLLINTAEQVHLVRRGRRSRAVDEPAPNAPARPDGRPRQHGRSLRAVLQGLKQRGYSAQEADELLARLDIRPVLTAHPTEATRRTILALQERVAAALLARDAATPEERARQDRALETEIELLWLTSEVRRDRPHVMDEVASTLWYLEDRFLDAGGSVLALLEREFAEVFGESMRRITPLRPGSWVGGDRDGNPFVTPEITLAAARRNAYVIVRQYERAVIELAQRISVSARVVAAPASLRASLERDRTDMPEVWELNRRRDREEPLRLKLSFIATRLQATCRLLAARDAREHVPQPAAYPNSAAFGDDLNLIARALDESRAALARQTLLEPLLTRLRIYGFHGYMMDVRQDSDVHASAVADIGQAVALRLGERAELRRELLGRRPLVGPHLPLGEQTRRVLEVFSAMRTIHEEISNDAASMYIVSMARSPEDLLRVLLLGSEAGLLDLASDPPRSSIDVAPLFETLSDLRGAADTLRSSFSDPAYRRQVEARGMVQHVMLGYSDSGKDAGLLPAAWALYTAQEAISEVAAKAGVRLVMFHGQGGSVGRGGGSPVFRALSALPPGTLDGRIKFTEQGEIISQKFGLLPIAERSFEVMLAGTLHALSNDWRADLEPEEEARFREMMEQLSGLAYPVFRSLVHESDELFRMFLSTTPVKELAHVHFGSRPAYRDKGTGTMQGIRAIPWVFGWTQTRLALPGWLGVGSALSQVIERSGGLETLQRMAQAWPFFDDLLGKVEVACAKADMEIARAYVQHLGGDLRLFETLEAEYRRTVDAALAIRKQEYLLADQPQLQTTIVLRDPYIDPLSLMQMSLLLRKRACGEDSDERSQIDQALGAALNGVAQGLRSVG